The following proteins are co-located in the Flammeovirga kamogawensis genome:
- a CDS encoding S8 family serine peptidase has product MKIHLLRVLAFLMCLFFGVLNASESYAQTPISFSKGVAQGVIRVKFKEATDSRLQITPMNGGVATLGIASFDATAHQYGAENMKRVFPYNAKFEHKLRKHGLHLWYQMDVQSNVSLDAVVQSFSNLPDIELAETIKEKQLIEPDAKFEPISKEQIQTLTDTAPVNDPLLSKQWHYHNDGSGTWTKGADVNLFTAWETTMGSNNVIVSIHDEGIDVNHEDLKNNIWINEAELNGVEGEDSDGNGYIDDIYGWNFSSASGSIAAQSHGTHVGGTVSAVNNNGIGVAGVAGGDGENQGALLMSCQILGGPLVDVAPSYIYAANNGAVISQNSWGYTTAGYYDQVVLDAIDYFIAEAGDYEGAPMKGGIVIFASGNSNNDGEWYPGYYEPCFTVASTNPNDQKANYSNYGDWIELSAPGGETASALTNGVLSTLPGNDYGFYQGTSMACPHVSGIAALVLSHLGGETMTPNQLKSQLLTGVVSIESQNPSYEGKLGSGRIDASFALKENEGLLPDEVNSLEVAYAGVDHIALKWQTPADEDDGQASTFEIYYKEGTFDLDSATKVVVNSASGIGEWNEYRINELAAETEYSFAILAIDRWGNTSSLSTSIIGATNLGPKLILSKSSLSIAADIVTSPTANDEIIFQNEEEGKLSYSLETRYKNHYPKNYTILSAGSIAKTSNMGRENSPKIDVMSLNDHSELEDFEDQYFEYCNKWFSPTFFIGDNDLTKSNTAAVAFIAPEGGFNLTDFEIFLNDLTEGKTKVQVYQGNILSSAILKWEQELEPQLRDIHYFTLEEQLYFPEGEVFWLVTRIPSGNKYPLVIGDYNFTKEGEDKMFYSNDDGKSWSYLIDAVGDKTQSFLFSAISKNPSVGEFITLAPASGDVLGHSEQTIVATVNASTLVNGTYTSVLFIESNDPEEPLKKLNISTKVEGHPSAIKTFDIVDFGSVQVGHEKELIIEVANYGYGIFKLANNVTTEGSTSFELTEKPYTFYARKVNQITLKYTPTQAGVETAKFTFTDDTYGGSFEINLTAVGIEPSKIEVTPSEQAYTLPLGETDTGVFTINNLGNYPLQYSIPLYDEDREEGVHRFGYSWDLVSDNFVWEELEDQEDVLDFTQQFKDNSFLDFIDIELGFDFPFFDTLVNEMHVSHVGMIALDTKDPVNGSWGKLLGSDFTSNGYVAGLYLYTNIGLDTKFLYKRFSDHVVMEYKNLYTQASEDNFNESHKITYQIVLYADGNIEYRYQDVWGIRNSNAPFIGVESPDKQDGFYIYENSQQPEKLFTSKNSNVTIKVNHPGRKIARNLSSVKGIVPVGQSVDITYDVVTEGLDEMRNTQNLSIFTNDPITPLAHFTLHADVISGGEAIITKTRDDLPFGDVYKTASPSIVVMFRNQGNKPITFTSAVVENGLFEVDKNTFTIDPRLSETLKVSFTATVDGLLEDNLIVTDELGTVYTFPITANVIHAPMINVDNSEHFFTLNAGESDMLSLIVDNSMGEADLEVLPMGSHWLYEEKEMQPASVIPNYSYAWKDNMKELSGFEDLESPSYQFIDITKNGEKIDLELDDYWKAVKLPFSFNYYGIEYDSIYIGIHGQMSFNYYHGAPLGDKIWYPLEIPFAHDINNLVAPLWMAGETDYYDENPNKGIWYYEDDEKFVVTYERYQHFASIMGGHTTAETIFYKDGRIKMQYKTWNQTGVDFWSKWLTIGLENQDGTEGVMVNFYRSYIQDGLVIEYTPTEKTIIPAGESKTLHFAVDAENLLDGQYKTTLALHSESPNNEKVEVPVNLTVNGTATLQWDKEVIDLGDLLWSQGQSLEVILNTQNIGTKGLDLMEMKSIRGTNPVIEIWGYNLDWNGNPFGDPLWKNTAFFDPMWAPWPGISPLEDLPTRITISPMDSGVFLDSIVVNDNMGLTDTLVIKANLILPPNMEIATDTIHQISLDNQSIIMDEIVVSNVDGASDLAYTVEVEYPRQGLVTSASVFNSESIVTPLSATRMHSVASGIGTLNTEFDDEINYYKGYEKAGGIGYGANSFSTLTKFKAPKTGFNLSHVSTWYVPAGLANADLMITIGVGDIDNPTVLHQESFTTETAFDDLEGELQSFELSNTVQFYPGETIYMIITYPFGPARPQGFVESAETMSDISYIEVNGAWLDVTSDNRFPLLLWMNALHQSEGITPWVTLSSFEGTVAAGSSEKIDVTFTPSNTFTSYEEAMFNFTSNDKSAEIETVVTTLTSNTAPEFIEIPTIVEMDEASERMIKVVALDKEGHTISFTIDENVLVNSTSIEDDTLLITLSTDYDSEGEHELRIAITDEHGVSSSAEIQVIVHNVNRAPEMIAQDTLFLHLGDTPSFLNPSEIFIDADGDKLTYGIAASDDGKVMASMSQGQFAILGLVEGVTEVALIATDVHGASGMTMLVVDVSEKEIEEEEELPTVVDKNVLEKINLRNYPNPVHNKTTFTFTLPQQGDVVIQIFNLNGVVEKTISMGTLSNGNHELNVAFPALSNGIHIYTISINGTVKTYNKLIKK; this is encoded by the coding sequence ATGAAAATTCATCTACTAAGAGTATTGGCTTTCTTGATGTGTTTATTTTTTGGAGTATTAAATGCTTCAGAAAGTTATGCACAAACTCCTATTTCTTTTTCTAAAGGAGTAGCACAAGGAGTGATTAGAGTAAAGTTTAAAGAAGCCACAGATTCAAGGTTACAAATTACACCTATGAATGGGGGAGTTGCCACTTTAGGTATTGCTTCTTTTGATGCAACAGCCCATCAATATGGTGCAGAAAATATGAAAAGGGTATTCCCTTACAATGCTAAGTTTGAACATAAACTACGTAAACATGGTTTGCATTTATGGTATCAAATGGATGTACAATCTAATGTCTCATTAGATGCAGTTGTGCAATCTTTTTCAAATTTGCCAGATATTGAATTAGCAGAAACAATTAAGGAAAAGCAATTAATTGAGCCAGATGCGAAGTTTGAACCAATCTCAAAAGAGCAGATTCAAACATTAACTGATACTGCTCCAGTAAATGATCCTTTATTATCAAAACAATGGCATTACCATAATGATGGTTCTGGTACTTGGACAAAAGGTGCTGATGTAAATCTATTTACAGCATGGGAAACAACAATGGGATCTAATAATGTAATTGTATCAATTCATGATGAAGGAATTGATGTCAATCACGAAGATTTGAAAAATAATATCTGGATTAATGAAGCTGAATTAAATGGAGTTGAAGGAGAAGACTCTGATGGGAATGGTTATATAGATGATATCTATGGATGGAACTTCTCTTCAGCTTCAGGAAGTATTGCTGCACAATCTCATGGTACGCACGTTGGTGGTACAGTTTCAGCAGTAAATAATAATGGAATTGGAGTTGCAGGTGTTGCAGGTGGTGATGGTGAAAACCAAGGAGCGTTATTAATGTCTTGCCAAATTTTAGGAGGACCACTTGTAGATGTTGCCCCTTCTTACATTTATGCTGCTAACAATGGAGCTGTAATTTCTCAAAACTCATGGGGATATACTACGGCAGGGTATTATGACCAAGTAGTATTAGACGCAATTGATTATTTTATTGCTGAAGCAGGTGATTATGAAGGAGCACCAATGAAAGGTGGTATTGTTATTTTTGCCTCAGGAAATAGTAACAATGATGGAGAATGGTACCCAGGGTATTACGAACCGTGTTTTACTGTGGCATCTACTAATCCGAATGATCAAAAAGCAAATTACTCTAATTATGGAGATTGGATCGAATTATCTGCTCCAGGTGGAGAAACAGCTTCAGCATTAACAAATGGAGTATTATCAACTTTGCCAGGTAATGATTATGGTTTTTACCAAGGTACGTCAATGGCATGTCCTCATGTATCTGGTATTGCAGCTTTAGTTTTATCACATTTAGGAGGAGAAACAATGACTCCTAATCAGTTGAAATCTCAATTATTAACAGGAGTGGTTAGTATTGAAAGTCAAAACCCGAGTTATGAAGGGAAATTGGGTTCAGGTAGAATCGATGCTTCTTTTGCTTTAAAAGAAAATGAAGGACTACTTCCCGATGAAGTTAATTCACTTGAAGTGGCTTATGCGGGAGTAGATCATATTGCATTAAAATGGCAAACTCCTGCGGATGAAGATGATGGACAAGCTAGTACTTTTGAAATCTATTATAAAGAAGGCACATTTGATTTAGATTCTGCAACAAAAGTTGTAGTTAACTCAGCAAGTGGAATAGGTGAATGGAATGAATATAGAATAAATGAACTAGCAGCTGAAACTGAATATTCATTTGCAATATTAGCAATAGATAGATGGGGTAATACTTCATCGTTATCAACTTCAATTATTGGAGCAACAAACTTAGGTCCTAAACTTATATTATCTAAATCATCTTTATCTATAGCAGCAGATATAGTAACCTCTCCTACTGCCAATGATGAGATTATTTTTCAAAATGAAGAAGAAGGTAAATTAAGTTATTCTTTAGAGACAAGATATAAGAATCATTATCCAAAGAATTATACAATATTGTCTGCAGGTTCTATTGCGAAAACATCAAATATGGGTCGTGAAAATTCTCCCAAAATTGATGTGATGTCATTAAATGATCATTCTGAATTGGAAGATTTTGAAGATCAATATTTTGAATATTGTAACAAGTGGTTCTCTCCTACTTTTTTTATTGGAGATAATGATTTGACTAAATCAAATACAGCTGCTGTAGCGTTTATTGCTCCGGAAGGAGGTTTTAACCTTACAGACTTTGAAATATTTTTAAATGATCTTACTGAAGGCAAAACAAAAGTACAGGTATACCAAGGTAATATTTTAAGTTCAGCAATTTTAAAATGGGAACAAGAATTAGAACCGCAATTAAGAGATATCCATTACTTTACTTTGGAAGAACAACTATATTTTCCAGAAGGAGAAGTATTTTGGTTGGTGACGAGAATTCCATCAGGAAATAAATATCCACTTGTAATTGGAGATTATAACTTTACAAAGGAAGGAGAAGATAAAATGTTCTATAGTAATGACGATGGAAAATCATGGTCTTATTTGATAGATGCAGTAGGTGACAAAACACAATCATTTTTATTTTCTGCAATTAGTAAAAATCCATCAGTAGGTGAATTTATTACATTAGCACCTGCTTCTGGAGACGTTTTAGGACACTCAGAACAAACTATAGTTGCTACTGTAAATGCTTCTACATTAGTAAATGGAACTTATACTTCTGTTTTATTTATAGAATCGAATGACCCTGAAGAACCACTGAAGAAGTTAAATATTTCTACTAAAGTAGAAGGTCATCCTTCAGCTATTAAAACATTTGATATAGTTGACTTTGGTAGTGTTCAAGTTGGGCATGAAAAAGAATTAATAATTGAGGTAGCCAATTATGGTTATGGTATCTTCAAATTAGCAAATAATGTCACTACAGAAGGAAGTACATCATTTGAGTTGACGGAGAAACCTTATACGTTTTATGCTAGAAAAGTAAATCAAATTACTTTAAAATACACACCTACTCAAGCTGGAGTTGAAACTGCTAAGTTTACTTTTACAGATGATACTTATGGAGGATCATTCGAAATTAATCTTACAGCTGTAGGTATTGAACCTTCTAAAATAGAGGTTACTCCGTCAGAACAAGCTTATACTCTTCCTTTAGGGGAAACGGATACAGGAGTATTTACAATTAATAATTTAGGCAATTATCCATTACAATATTCAATTCCACTGTATGATGAAGATAGAGAGGAGGGTGTACATCGTTTTGGTTATTCATGGGACTTAGTATCAGATAATTTTGTATGGGAAGAATTAGAGGATCAAGAGGATGTTCTTGATTTCACGCAACAGTTTAAAGACAATTCATTCTTAGATTTTATTGATATTGAATTAGGATTTGATTTTCCTTTCTTTGATACTTTAGTTAATGAAATGCATGTATCTCATGTAGGTATGATTGCTTTAGATACTAAAGACCCTGTAAATGGTAGCTGGGGTAAGCTATTAGGATCAGATTTTACATCAAATGGATATGTTGCAGGTTTATATTTATACACAAACATTGGTTTAGATACTAAATTCCTTTATAAAAGGTTTAGTGATCATGTAGTGATGGAGTATAAAAACTTGTATACACAAGCAAGTGAAGATAACTTTAATGAATCTCATAAAATTACATACCAAATTGTACTTTATGCAGATGGTAATATTGAATATAGATACCAAGATGTATGGGGAATTAGAAATTCAAACGCTCCATTTATTGGTGTAGAAAGTCCTGATAAACAAGATGGTTTTTATATCTATGAGAATTCTCAACAACCTGAAAAATTATTTACTTCTAAGAATTCAAATGTAACGATTAAAGTAAATCATCCCGGTAGAAAAATAGCAAGAAACTTAAGCAGTGTAAAAGGTATAGTACCGGTAGGTCAATCTGTTGATATTACGTATGATGTAGTAACAGAAGGTTTAGATGAGATGAGAAATACGCAAAACTTATCAATCTTTACAAACGACCCAATAACACCTTTAGCTCATTTTACTTTACATGCAGATGTAATTAGTGGTGGAGAAGCAATTATTACGAAAACAAGAGATGATTTACCTTTTGGGGATGTATACAAAACAGCTTCACCATCTATTGTTGTGATGTTTAGAAATCAAGGTAATAAGCCAATTACTTTTACTTCTGCAGTTGTAGAAAATGGATTATTTGAAGTAGATAAAAATACTTTTACAATTGATCCTCGTCTATCAGAAACATTGAAAGTATCTTTTACAGCAACTGTAGATGGTCTTTTAGAAGATAATTTAATTGTCACAGATGAATTAGGTACAGTGTATACATTTCCTATTACAGCAAATGTTATTCACGCACCAATGATTAATGTTGATAACTCAGAGCATTTCTTCACATTAAATGCAGGAGAAAGTGATATGTTGTCTCTAATTGTTGATAACTCAATGGGTGAGGCTGATTTGGAAGTATTACCAATGGGTTCTCATTGGTTATATGAGGAAAAAGAAATGCAACCTGCAAGTGTAATTCCAAACTATTCATATGCTTGGAAAGATAACATGAAAGAGTTATCAGGTTTTGAAGACCTGGAATCTCCTTCTTATCAATTTATTGATATTACGAAGAATGGAGAAAAGATAGATTTAGAATTAGATGATTATTGGAAAGCAGTAAAATTACCTTTCTCTTTCAACTATTATGGAATAGAATACGACAGTATTTACATTGGTATTCACGGTCAAATGAGTTTTAACTATTACCATGGAGCTCCTTTAGGAGATAAAATTTGGTATCCACTAGAAATTCCATTTGCACATGATATTAATAATTTGGTTGCTCCTTTATGGATGGCTGGTGAAACAGATTATTATGATGAAAACCCTAATAAAGGAATCTGGTACTATGAAGACGATGAGAAGTTTGTAGTTACTTACGAGCGTTACCAGCATTTTGCTAGTATTATGGGAGGTCATACCACTGCAGAAACGATTTTCTATAAAGATGGAAGAATTAAAATGCAGTACAAGACTTGGAATCAAACAGGTGTTGACTTCTGGAGTAAATGGCTAACAATTGGATTAGAAAATCAGGATGGTACTGAAGGTGTAATGGTTAACTTTTACCGTTCTTACATCCAAGATGGTTTAGTAATTGAGTATACTCCTACTGAAAAAACAATTATACCTGCAGGTGAATCTAAAACATTGCACTTTGCTGTTGATGCAGAAAACTTATTGGACGGTCAATACAAAACAACATTGGCTTTACACAGTGAGTCTCCAAATAATGAAAAAGTAGAAGTTCCTGTAAACCTTACAGTAAATGGTACTGCTACGCTACAATGGGATAAAGAAGTAATTGATTTAGGCGATTTACTTTGGTCGCAAGGACAATCTTTAGAAGTAATTCTTAATACACAAAATATTGGTACAAAAGGGTTAGATCTTATGGAAATGAAATCTATAAGAGGTACAAATCCTGTTATTGAAATTTGGGGTTATAATTTAGATTGGAACGGGAATCCATTTGGAGATCCTTTATGGAAAAATACAGCATTCTTTGATCCAATGTGGGCTCCATGGCCGGGTATTTCTCCTTTAGAAGATCTTCCAACAAGAATTACTATTTCTCCAATGGATAGTGGTGTGTTCTTAGATTCTATTGTTGTGAATGATAACATGGGACTTACAGATACATTAGTGATTAAAGCGAATTTAATCTTACCTCCTAATATGGAAATAGCAACAGATACTATTCATCAAATTTCACTTGATAACCAATCAATTATTATGGATGAAATAGTTGTTAGTAATGTTGATGGAGCTTCAGATTTAGCTTACACAGTAGAAGTAGAATATCCAAGGCAAGGTTTAGTAACTAGTGCTTCAGTTTTCAATTCAGAAAGTATAGTTACTCCACTTTCAGCTACTCGTATGCATTCAGTAGCATCAGGAATTGGCACATTAAATACTGAATTTGATGATGAAATCAATTATTACAAAGGGTATGAAAAAGCAGGAGGAATTGGTTATGGAGCAAATAGCTTTAGTACATTAACAAAATTCAAAGCACCTAAAACAGGCTTCAATTTATCACATGTTTCTACATGGTATGTTCCTGCAGGTTTAGCAAATGCAGATTTAATGATTACAATTGGAGTTGGAGATATTGACAACCCTACTGTTTTACATCAAGAATCATTCACAACAGAAACGGCTTTTGATGATCTAGAAGGAGAGTTACAATCATTTGAGTTAAGTAATACAGTTCAGTTTTACCCTGGTGAAACGATTTATATGATTATTACTTATCCATTTGGTCCTGCAAGACCTCAAGGTTTTGTAGAATCAGCAGAAACAATGTCTGATATATCATACATAGAGGTAAATGGAGCTTGGTTAGATGTCACATCAGATAATCGATTCCCATTATTATTATGGATGAATGCACTACATCAGTCAGAAGGAATTACTCCTTGGGTTACTTTATCTTCTTTTGAAGGAACAGTTGCAGCGGGAAGTTCAGAAAAAATTGATGTTACTTTTACTCCATCAAACACTTTCACTTCTTATGAGGAAGCCATGTTTAATTTTACGAGTAATGATAAATCAGCTGAGATAGAAACAGTTGTTACTACATTAACATCAAACACAGCTCCTGAATTTATAGAAATTCCAACAATTGTAGAAATGGATGAAGCTTCTGAGAGAATGATAAAAGTAGTTGCTCTTGATAAAGAAGGTCATACTATCTCGTTTACTATTGACGAAAATGTTTTAGTAAACAGTACTTCAATTGAAGATGATACTTTATTAATTACACTGTCTACAGATTATGATAGCGAAGGAGAACATGAATTAAGAATAGCTATTACTGACGAGCATGGAGTATCATCATCTGCTGAAATTCAAGTAATAGTTCATAATGTAAATAGAGCACCAGAAATGATTGCTCAAGATACGTTGTTCTTACATTTAGGGGATACACCTAGCTTCTTAAATCCTAGTGAAATCTTTATAGATGCTGATGGAGATAAATTGACTTACGGTATAGCAGCTTCTGATGATGGAAAAGTAATGGCATCAATGTCTCAAGGGCAGTTTGCAATTCTTGGTTTAGTCGAAGGTGTAACAGAAGTAGCACTAATTGCTACAGATGTACATGGTGCTTCTGGAATGACAATGCTTGTTGTTGATGTATCTGAAAAAGAAATAGAAGAGGAAGAAGAATTACCAACGGTTGTTGATAAGAATGTCTTAGAAAAAATTAATCTAAGAAACTATCCAAACCCAGTACATAATAAAACAACTTTTACCTTTACTTTACCTCAACAAGGTGATGTAGTTATTCAGATTTTTAATTTGAATGGAGTAGTTGAAAAAACAATTTCGATGGGTACTTTAAGTAATGGAAATCATGAATTAAATGTAGCTTTTCCAGCTCTTTCTAATGGTATTCATATCTATACAATATCAATTAACGGTACTGTAAAAACATATAATAAATTGATAAAGAAATAA
- a CDS encoding class I SAM-dependent methyltransferase yields the protein MNTLYSKAISIYEKFKLRYRLLNQSNPKLVVGSSYIFQEGWVPSDIHALNILNEKDWNSYFRKGSINNILGEHVWEHLHPKDGLIAASNCFSYLKKGGILRIAVPDGFHQNTEYIKKVEPGGTGAGADDHKVLYNYQSLETMLQEAGFTTRKLEYFDESHQFHQNPWKEENGFIQRSFKNDKRNLDGKPNYTSLIIDGIKK from the coding sequence ATGAACACTCTCTATTCTAAAGCTATTTCTATATATGAAAAATTTAAATTAAGATATCGATTACTTAATCAGTCCAATCCTAAATTAGTTGTTGGAAGCTCATATATTTTTCAGGAAGGTTGGGTTCCAAGTGATATACACGCTTTAAATATTCTCAATGAAAAAGATTGGAATAGTTATTTTAGAAAAGGGTCTATCAATAATATTTTAGGTGAGCATGTTTGGGAACACCTCCACCCTAAAGATGGTTTAATTGCTGCTTCTAATTGTTTTTCTTATCTAAAAAAAGGTGGGATTCTAAGAATTGCAGTGCCTGATGGTTTTCATCAAAATACTGAATATATTAAAAAAGTAGAACCAGGTGGAACGGGTGCTGGTGCTGATGATCATAAAGTTCTATATAATTATCAAAGTCTTGAAACGATGTTACAAGAAGCCGGGTTTACAACTCGAAAACTTGAATATTTTGATGAGTCACATCAATTTCATCAAAACCCTTGGAAAGAAGAAAATGGTTTTATTCAACGCTCATTTAAAAATGATAAACGAAATCTTGATGGAAAACCTAACTATACATCTTTAATAATTGATGGAATAAAAAAATAG
- a CDS encoding ATP-dependent DNA helicase gives MITPSERISASFPFEPTNGQKTLFELLDDFVLEKSTRRNTFLLKGYAGTGKTSVLTAFSNILRFYSYKPIMLAPTGRAAKVMSSYAKRKAFTIHRIIFNQSEDPDTGILQFQRQKNTAQNTVYIIDEASMVDDQSHPGGEGLLSSLINYVFEDPKSNNKLFLVGDSAQLPPVKQEISPALDEVYLQNVFRLNVKSLELTEVVRQASESGILYNATTLRNALISQQEIKFTTSPFSDIYKMGSDKLEDGLLYGYDKYGIENTVIITRSNRAATQYNQYIRRQIHYREEELDAGDYLMIVRNNYFWLDDDSPAGFLANGEFIEVTSVGGVEEKYGFRFCDIRFRLLDYTDHPTVEAKIILDTLHSFTPQLEREENRKLYNAVLEEHAEIADKRVRLKRIREDEYLNALQVKFSYALTCHKSQGGQWDAIFVDIGFLRDDMVDTDFIRWQYTAITRAKSELFLMNYPDKFFK, from the coding sequence ATGATCACACCTTCAGAACGTATAAGTGCCTCATTTCCTTTTGAGCCTACAAATGGACAAAAAACACTCTTTGAGTTACTCGATGATTTTGTTTTAGAAAAAAGTACACGTAGAAATACATTTTTATTAAAGGGTTACGCTGGTACTGGTAAAACATCTGTACTTACAGCCTTTTCTAACATTCTGCGATTTTATAGCTATAAACCAATAATGTTAGCACCTACGGGTCGAGCTGCTAAAGTGATGTCTTCTTATGCAAAGAGAAAAGCATTTACTATACATCGTATCATTTTTAATCAAAGTGAAGATCCTGATACAGGTATACTTCAATTTCAACGACAAAAAAACACGGCACAAAATACTGTTTATATTATAGATGAAGCCTCTATGGTTGATGATCAATCTCACCCGGGTGGAGAGGGTCTGTTATCATCATTAATTAATTATGTCTTTGAAGATCCAAAATCTAATAATAAATTATTTTTAGTAGGAGATTCTGCTCAACTTCCTCCTGTAAAACAAGAAATTAGTCCTGCTTTAGACGAGGTATATCTACAAAATGTATTTCGCTTAAATGTCAAAAGTTTAGAACTTACAGAAGTAGTCAGACAGGCTTCTGAATCTGGAATTTTATATAACGCTACAACACTAAGAAATGCATTAATTTCGCAACAAGAAATTAAGTTTACTACTTCTCCCTTTTCTGATATCTATAAAATGGGATCAGACAAATTAGAAGATGGTTTACTCTATGGATACGATAAATATGGTATTGAAAATACAGTAATTATTACACGTTCTAACAGAGCTGCAACACAGTACAATCAATATATAAGAAGACAAATTCATTATAGAGAAGAAGAGCTTGATGCAGGAGATTATCTTATGATTGTTAGAAATAATTATTTTTGGCTAGACGATGATTCCCCTGCCGGTTTTCTTGCAAATGGTGAATTTATTGAGGTGACAAGTGTTGGTGGAGTAGAAGAGAAGTATGGTTTCCGTTTTTGTGATATCCGCTTCAGACTTCTTGATTATACTGACCACCCTACTGTTGAAGCTAAAATTATTTTGGATACACTTCATTCTTTTACTCCTCAATTAGAAAGAGAAGAAAACAGAAAATTATACAATGCTGTTTTAGAAGAACACGCAGAAATTGCAGATAAAAGAGTGAGACTAAAAAGAATTAGAGAAGATGAATATTTGAATGCTTTACAAGTTAAATTCTCATATGCCTTAACTTGTCATAAATCTCAAGGTGGACAATGGGATGCTATTTTTGTAGACATCGGTTTTTTAAGAGATGATATGGTGGATACCGATTTTATCAGATGGCAATATACCGCAATTACTAGGGCTAAATCTGAATTATTTTTAATGAATTACCCTGATAAATTTTTTAAGTAA
- a CDS encoding ABC transporter permease → MLFLRLFFESFRFAVHALKENILRTILSLLGVTIGIFAIIAIFTLVDALNNGIQSSLSVFGDKVVYVGKWPFSFGEGEYPWWKYYRRPSPNESEYKFIQDNAKWVKSIAIYEAKGGNTFQYRNNSFEDGKIVGASFEYNKINSMPIGEGRYFTTNEMSAGVQKAVIGFEVAQQLFPRGDALGKMIKTKGQKFLVIGIFEKQGESLIPTPSNDELVLIPYHSFIKIYASKGRWVSTNLIAKGYDRDTDMGEILAELRGLLRIKRGLRPKDDDNFALNRTDAIVEFIDKITGSLKIAGGIIGMFSILVGGFSIANIMFVSVKERTSQIGIQKALGAKNYFILLQFLCESMFLSFFGGIGGLFLVSLLSLLSTDVFVITLNFQNLVIGLGISAFVGIISGLAPAVSAAKMDPVEAMRAS, encoded by the coding sequence ATGCTTTTTCTAAGACTTTTTTTTGAAAGTTTTCGGTTTGCAGTACATGCACTGAAAGAAAATATACTAAGAACAATCCTCTCATTACTAGGAGTTACGATTGGTATTTTTGCAATTATTGCCATATTCACTTTAGTGGATGCACTCAATAATGGTATCCAAAGTAGCTTATCAGTTTTTGGTGATAAAGTTGTTTATGTTGGTAAATGGCCTTTTTCTTTTGGAGAAGGGGAGTACCCTTGGTGGAAATATTACAGAAGACCTAGTCCTAATGAAAGTGAGTATAAATTTATTCAAGACAATGCCAAGTGGGTTAAATCAATTGCAATTTACGAAGCAAAAGGTGGTAATACTTTTCAATACAGAAACAATAGTTTTGAGGATGGTAAAATTGTAGGAGCTTCTTTTGAATACAATAAAATCAATTCAATGCCTATTGGAGAAGGTAGATACTTCACTACCAATGAAATGTCTGCTGGTGTACAAAAAGCTGTTATTGGTTTTGAAGTAGCTCAACAATTGTTTCCAAGAGGAGATGCATTAGGGAAAATGATCAAAACAAAAGGACAAAAATTTCTAGTTATTGGTATTTTCGAAAAACAAGGTGAAAGTTTAATACCTACACCTAGTAATGATGAACTCGTTTTAATTCCATACCATTCTTTTATAAAAATATATGCTTCTAAAGGCAGATGGGTATCTACCAATCTTATTGCTAAAGGATACGATCGTGATACTGATATGGGAGAAATTTTGGCAGAATTAAGAGGTTTATTACGAATTAAAAGAGGGTTACGTCCTAAAGATGATGACAATTTTGCATTAAATAGAACAGATGCTATTGTTGAATTTATTGATAAAATAACAGGATCTTTAAAAATTGCTGGAGGTATTATAGGTATGTTTTCTATACTTGTAGGTGGGTTTAGTATTGCTAATATTATGTTTGTTTCGGTAAAAGAGAGAACATCCCAGATTGGCATTCAAAAGGCACTTGGTGCTAAAAACTATTTTATTCTATTACAATTTTTATGTGAATCTATGTTTTTAAGTTTCTTTGGTGGTATAGGTGGTTTATTTTTAGTCTCCTTATTGTCACTACTATCAACAGATGTTTTTGTGATAACCTTAAATTTCCAAAACTTGGTTATTGGATTAGGTATATCTGCTTTTGTTGGAATTATTTCTGGATTAGCTCCAGCAGTATCTGCTGCAAAAATGGACCCGGTTGAAGCTATGAGAGCATCTTAA